The Vescimonas coprocola genome includes a window with the following:
- a CDS encoding tyrosine-type recombinase/integrase, with product MTFQAAATLWHRTNVARYKGATAVKYENLLRSHILPELGARQLEEINTLLLADFMNAKLHCGRLDHSGGLSSSYVRSMMLLVLDIMEFAAAEGLCPPVKTTLQTPAANRQEVVILDTDALRRLETYLLAKPDITGTGILISLHTGLRISEVCALRWEDIDFRKAVLHVRSTVARVRGTDGGTATRLIIDTPKTKSSLRDIPLSRQLMAVLLPLYEKRRSEYVISDKSGFVSPRTYEYRFHRVLDQCGLPSINYHALRHTFATRCIELGVDVKTLSEILGHANVSTTLNTYVHSSVERKREQLEKLFVESY from the coding sequence GTGACCTTTCAGGCGGCGGCAACCCTGTGGCACCGGACAAATGTGGCCCGTTACAAGGGTGCCACCGCTGTAAAATATGAAAATCTGCTGCGGAGCCACATCCTGCCGGAGTTGGGGGCTCGGCAGCTGGAGGAGATAAACACGCTGCTGCTGGCGGATTTTATGAATGCCAAGCTGCACTGCGGGCGACTGGACCATAGCGGCGGCCTGTCGTCCTCCTATGTCCGCAGCATGATGCTGCTGGTGCTGGACATTATGGAATTTGCCGCCGCGGAGGGCCTGTGTCCGCCCGTGAAAACCACGCTCCAGACACCGGCGGCGAATCGACAGGAGGTGGTGATCCTGGACACCGATGCCCTCCGGAGGCTGGAGACGTACCTTCTGGCTAAGCCGGACATCACCGGCACAGGGATCCTCATTTCACTGCATACGGGCCTTCGCATTAGTGAGGTCTGCGCCCTGCGGTGGGAGGATATCGACTTTCGGAAGGCCGTTCTTCATGTCCGCTCCACCGTGGCCCGTGTCAGGGGAACCGATGGCGGAACCGCCACCAGACTCATCATCGACACCCCGAAAACCAAGTCGTCCCTACGGGATATCCCCCTGTCCCGACAACTGATGGCGGTGCTCCTGCCCCTGTATGAAAAACGCCGTTCGGAGTACGTCATCTCCGACAAGAGCGGGTTTGTGAGCCCACGGACCTACGAATATCGGTTTCATCGGGTACTGGATCAGTGTGGCCTGCCGTCCATCAACTACCATGCTCTGCGCCATACCTTTGCCACCCGTTGCATTGAACTGGGAGTGGACGTCAAGACACTGAGCGAGATTTTAGGCCATGCCAACGTTTCTACCACGCTGAACACCTACGTCCACTCCTCCGTGGAGCGGAAACGGGAACAGCTGGAAAAGCTTTTTGTAGAATCATACTGA
- a CDS encoding P-loop NTPase family protein, protein MKIKLALLDSDQNYLNRIVTAFNIKYADKLEIYSFTKLESAMAALEPSRIDVLVASDTFVVESSALPKRCQLAYFVESADVDSVNDQRAICKFQKADLIYRQILSIYSEYAGSASGLKLGDDSCKVIAFTSPCGGVGSSTMAAACALHYAARGKRTLYLNFERFGSSDAFFAAEGQFDMSGIIFALKSKKTNLSMKMESCVKQDPRGVYFYSQSKVALDMLELGADEIGRLISEARLSGNYEYVIADLEFGMDRASLQILRQAGAIVWTGDGSEISNRKLARAYQALAILEQNAEVPLTARIALIYNKFSNKSGTAVTGTELRSIGGAPRYEHASTAQVLEQLAPKELFDKIQ, encoded by the coding sequence ATGAAGATCAAATTAGCGCTATTGGACAGTGACCAGAATTATTTGAATCGGATTGTGACGGCGTTCAACATCAAGTACGCCGACAAACTGGAGATATACTCCTTCACCAAGCTGGAGAGCGCCATGGCGGCGCTGGAGCCGTCCCGCATCGATGTGCTGGTGGCCAGCGATACCTTTGTCGTGGAGAGCAGTGCGCTGCCGAAGCGGTGTCAGCTGGCCTATTTTGTGGAGTCGGCGGACGTGGACTCGGTCAACGACCAGCGGGCCATCTGCAAATTCCAGAAGGCGGACCTGATCTACCGGCAGATCCTCAGCATCTATTCCGAGTACGCCGGGAGCGCCTCCGGGCTGAAGCTGGGGGATGATTCCTGCAAGGTCATCGCTTTCACGTCTCCCTGCGGAGGTGTTGGCAGCTCCACCATGGCGGCGGCCTGCGCCCTGCACTATGCCGCCCGTGGAAAGCGGACGCTGTATCTGAATTTTGAGCGCTTCGGCTCGTCGGATGCCTTCTTCGCTGCGGAGGGGCAGTTTGACATGAGCGGCATTATTTTTGCGCTGAAGAGTAAAAAAACAAACCTCTCCATGAAAATGGAGAGCTGTGTCAAGCAAGACCCAAGAGGTGTGTATTTCTATTCCCAGTCCAAGGTGGCGCTGGATATGCTGGAGCTGGGAGCCGACGAGATCGGACGGCTGATTTCCGAGGCCAGACTGTCCGGGAACTACGAGTATGTCATCGCTGATCTGGAATTTGGCATGGATCGGGCGTCACTTCAAATTTTGCGGCAGGCCGGTGCCATCGTCTGGACCGGCGATGGCTCGGAGATATCCAACCGGAAGCTGGCACGGGCCTATCAGGCGTTGGCAATCTTAGAGCAGAACGCAGAGGTGCCGCTGACGGCACGGATCGCATTGATCTACAATAAATTCAGCAACAAGTCCGGCACGGCCGTGACCGGCACGGAGCTTCGGAGCATCGGCGGTGCGCCACGGTATGAGCACGCATCCACGGCGCAGGTTCTGGAGCAGCTGGCTCCCAAGGAACTGTTTGATAAGATCCAGTAA
- a CDS encoding recombinase family protein, producing the protein MNITEITSTKKQTAERLRLAPYCCVSSDSTDQLHSFAAQIRYYSDYAKKHPEYTLVDIYADEGLTGTEMKKRDELNRLIADCRKGKVDRIIVKSVSRLARNTEELLVLLRMCKEIGVSVYFEEQGIDTEKLNMEMIVTFPGMAAQQESVNISGNLRWSYQKRMQSGDFNCTCPAYGLDLKDGELVINETEAAVIRRIFDLYLQGYGTLGIAKMLNEDGIPRKHGYEKWLPSSINYVLNNERYMGDALLQKSYTTETLPFRKMKNDGRLPQYYVENSNPAIVSRETFQAAQNLLRSRKTERCKRKSYPLTGKLRCPECGRAFRHQIVNGKAHWICSCRSSGATECQHRHVREDIVYEIFTDIVIKLKTYRAELLGTLIHQMETMQDRTSRNQERIRQIDKEIADLGAKNHVIARLHTSGAMNAADYAMQTSGIGNRLTELRIERRQKLTEDEDDQLLATLKDLNTILDEYEPTVEFDNGLFDEIVESITVDSSEHLTFKLIGGIALTEQIPKKGR; encoded by the coding sequence ATGAACATTACTGAAATCACAAGCACAAAGAAGCAGACAGCCGAACGGCTTCGGTTAGCCCCGTATTGCTGCGTATCGAGCGATTCAACCGACCAGCTCCATTCCTTCGCCGCACAGATCCGCTACTACAGCGACTATGCCAAGAAGCATCCCGAATATACGCTGGTGGACATCTACGCCGATGAAGGTCTGACCGGCACCGAGATGAAAAAGCGGGACGAGCTGAACCGGCTGATAGCCGACTGCAGGAAAGGCAAGGTCGACCGCATCATCGTCAAATCGGTTTCCCGATTGGCACGGAACACCGAGGAGCTGCTCGTACTGCTGCGGATGTGCAAAGAGATCGGCGTGAGCGTGTACTTCGAGGAACAAGGCATCGACACCGAAAAACTGAATATGGAAATGATCGTAACATTCCCCGGTATGGCCGCACAGCAAGAAAGTGTGAACATATCGGGGAATTTGCGTTGGAGCTATCAAAAGCGGATGCAGTCCGGCGACTTCAACTGCACCTGTCCGGCTTACGGCCTCGACCTCAAGGACGGCGAGCTCGTAATCAACGAAACGGAGGCGGCGGTCATTCGGCGCATATTCGACCTATATCTCCAAGGATACGGAACGCTTGGCATTGCAAAAATGCTGAATGAGGACGGCATACCGCGGAAGCACGGCTACGAAAAATGGCTGCCGAGTTCCATCAACTATGTGTTGAACAATGAACGCTATATGGGAGATGCGCTCCTGCAAAAGAGCTACACTACCGAAACCCTGCCGTTTCGGAAAATGAAAAACGACGGACGGCTGCCGCAATACTATGTGGAGAACAGCAACCCTGCCATCGTCAGCCGAGAAACCTTTCAGGCGGCACAGAATCTGCTGCGCTCACGGAAAACGGAAAGATGCAAAAGAAAGTCCTATCCGCTGACCGGAAAGCTGCGCTGTCCCGAATGCGGCAGAGCCTTCCGGCATCAGATCGTAAACGGCAAGGCGCATTGGATATGCTCCTGCCGCTCGTCCGGTGCGACCGAATGTCAGCACCGCCATGTGCGTGAGGATATCGTATATGAGATATTCACCGATATAGTTATCAAGCTGAAAACCTACCGAGCCGAACTGCTCGGTACGCTGATCCACCAAATGGAAACCATGCAGGACCGCACAAGCCGCAATCAGGAGCGTATACGGCAGATAGACAAAGAAATTGCCGACCTCGGTGCGAAGAACCATGTCATTGCAAGGCTGCACACAAGCGGCGCTATGAACGCCGCCGATTACGCCATGCAGACTTCGGGGATCGGCAACCGCCTCACCGAGTTACGCATCGAGCGGCGGCAAAAGCTCACTGAGGATGAGGACGACCAACTGCTCGCCACCCTCAAAGACTTAAATACTATCCTCGATGAATATGAGCCGACCGTCGAGTTTGACAACGGGCTGTTTGACGAAATCGTCGAGAGCATCACGGTGGACAGCAGCGAACACCTTACCTTCAAGCTCATCGGCGGCATTGCACTGACCGAGCAAATCCCCAAGAAAGGACGGTGA
- a CDS encoding SHOCT domain-containing protein, translating into MDKRTDINNASFAYGISLLRMLLDMNLITEDEYEKITQISAEHYGADLIYV; encoded by the coding sequence ATGGATAAAAGAACCGACATCAACAATGCATCATTCGCCTACGGCATAAGCCTTTTACGAATGCTGCTTGATATGAATCTGATAACCGAGGACGAGTACGAAAAAATCACTCAGATCAGTGCCGAACATTACGGTGCTGATCTTATTTATGTCTGA
- a CDS encoding TetR/AcrR family transcriptional regulator → MENAQRKREILDVCLATFIRRGLYETSVRDLSRALALQSGGIYYWFKDKDDVVVTCAEEAALRLEEHLIAPALQDIREPDRMMERLRLRADELRPMMKFFASVCACSRYEERLRPVLGRLAERYEKYAARFASELHCELQEIAPYVYFAITTVTDYMIFGEASYIEPQIRLIKSAIRSILEKDDTERTI, encoded by the coding sequence ATGGAAAACGCCCAGCGGAAACGGGAGATCCTTGACGTCTGCCTTGCGACATTCATCCGTCGGGGGCTGTATGAGACCAGTGTGAGAGACCTGAGCAGAGCACTGGCTCTGCAATCAGGAGGGATCTACTATTGGTTCAAGGACAAGGACGATGTGGTGGTGACCTGTGCCGAGGAGGCGGCTCTGCGGCTGGAGGAGCATTTGATCGCCCCGGCCCTGCAGGATATCCGGGAGCCGGATCGGATGATGGAACGGCTGCGGCTGCGGGCAGATGAGCTGCGGCCGATGATGAAGTTCTTTGCCAGCGTGTGCGCCTGCAGCCGGTACGAAGAACGGCTGCGCCCGGTGCTGGGACGCCTTGCAGAGAGATATGAAAAATATGCCGCACGCTTTGCGTCGGAGCTTCACTGCGAGCTTCAGGAGATTGCTCCCTATGTGTATTTTGCCATCACCACGGTGACGGACTACATGATCTTCGGGGAGGCAAGCTATATCGAACCCCAGATCCGGCTGATCAAGTCGGCTATCAGGAGTATTTTGGAAAAAGACGATACGGAGAGGACAATATGA
- a CDS encoding type II toxin-antitoxin system PemK/MazF family toxin, with translation MKEIKRGEIYAVDFGTGFGSEQGGTHPSLILQNDIGNRHSPTTIVAAITGRKTKAALPTHVKIMAKGLKTESTVLLEQIRTIDKERLGEYIGRLDSKTLAAVDRAIVVSLGIKYLEGLLNG, from the coding sequence ATGAAAGAGATCAAACGAGGTGAAATCTATGCCGTTGACTTCGGTACAGGCTTCGGCAGTGAGCAAGGCGGAACGCACCCGTCCTTGATTTTACAGAATGATATCGGCAACAGGCACAGCCCCACCACCATCGTGGCGGCGATCACAGGCAGAAAAACAAAAGCAGCTCTGCCCACCCATGTGAAAATCATGGCGAAAGGGCTTAAAACCGAATCCACCGTCCTGCTCGAACAAATCAGGACGATAGACAAAGAGAGGCTCGGCGAATACATCGGCAGGCTCGACAGCAAGACACTCGCCGCCGTTGACCGTGCCATTGTAGTGAGCCTCGGCATCAAATACTTGGAGGGACTGCTCAATGGATAA
- a CDS encoding zinc ribbon domain-containing protein — protein MSRKAKTEQGKYSSKYALTELLVCGECKSAYRRCTWTAGGKKKIVWRCINRIEYAKKYCHNSPSVEESILQRAVMAAIMKTAARNTEVLQTLKLHIGMGLAGEKSEDNSIDLQIRIAEIDAEFKKMLDRVSTDTIEAFDEETVARLMNEKSRLQQQLDNIADAEQRRENAKSRLDDIYTILDGIKNRPMEYDDRIVRQLLECVVVDSKEQITVIFKGGLKSVQPLTE, from the coding sequence ATCAGCCGAAAAGCCAAGACCGAGCAAGGCAAATACTCAAGTAAATACGCTCTGACAGAACTGCTCGTCTGCGGTGAATGCAAGTCCGCCTACCGCCGATGCACATGGACGGCAGGCGGCAAAAAGAAAATTGTATGGCGATGCATCAACCGCATTGAATACGCCAAGAAATACTGTCATAACTCACCCTCCGTAGAGGAAAGCATACTGCAACGGGCTGTGATGGCGGCGATCATGAAAACGGCAGCCCGAAACACTGAGGTGCTGCAAACGCTGAAGTTGCACATCGGCATGGGCTTGGCGGGAGAAAAGAGCGAGGATAACAGCATCGACCTACAGATACGGATCGCCGAGATCGACGCAGAATTCAAAAAGATGCTCGACCGGGTATCCACCGACACCATCGAAGCCTTTGATGAGGAAACCGTAGCTCGGCTTATGAATGAAAAAAGCCGCCTGCAACAGCAGCTCGACAACATAGCCGACGCTGAGCAACGGCGAGAAAACGCAAAATCCCGACTCGATGATATCTATACAATACTGGACGGCATAAAAAACCGTCCGATGGAATACGATGACCGAATCGTCCGCCAACTGCTCGAATGTGTAGTGGTGGACTCAAAAGAACAGATTACTGTAATATTCAAAGGCGGACTTAAATCGGTGCAGCCGCTGACCGAATGA
- a CDS encoding recombinase family protein: MKNRTLLDGSSMLTIAEQLNREKIEYRDGVTGWNKGRLKHLIDNTKYLGTEVYPPIIDQATYEKIQKTKHGRNTQRNTDKTRDIFKLTVPVRCPSCGDRMRRRHDSRCKCQERWTCENSACRLRIEISDAELLTALADLLGTVTADSITLPAETPYEPSAEVIRLNNEISRMLDMAEIDKTVLRSKMTKCLARKYKELGNGCYAVQRLKAELDSTADIAERLNRTVSEIRLYTDKTADIILLNGQIIRKEQGHATNNGRSSESGADNRTDNIGQRERENPLPSPAGGGILPRFH, encoded by the coding sequence ATGAAAAACAGAACCCTCCTTGACGGCTCCTCAATGCTGACCATAGCCGAGCAGCTGAACAGAGAGAAAATCGAATACAGGGACGGCGTTACCGGTTGGAACAAGGGGCGGCTCAAGCATCTCATTGACAATACAAAATATCTCGGCACAGAGGTGTATCCGCCGATCATCGACCAAGCGACCTATGAGAAAATACAGAAAACAAAGCATGGGCGCAACACCCAAAGGAACACGGACAAAACACGGGACATATTCAAGCTGACCGTCCCCGTCCGATGCCCAAGCTGCGGTGACCGAATGCGCCGCCGACACGACAGCCGATGCAAATGCCAAGAGCGTTGGACTTGTGAAAACTCGGCCTGCCGTCTGCGGATCGAGATATCCGATGCCGAACTGCTGACCGCACTCGCCGACCTTCTCGGCACGGTAACCGCCGACAGCATCACACTGCCTGCCGAAACGCCCTACGAACCGAGTGCCGAGGTAATACGCCTGAACAACGAGATCAGCCGAATGCTTGACATGGCGGAAATAGACAAAACCGTATTACGAAGCAAAATGACGAAATGCCTCGCTCGGAAATATAAAGAACTCGGCAACGGGTGCTACGCCGTACAAAGGCTGAAGGCCGAACTTGACAGTACGGCAGACATCGCCGAGCGGCTGAACCGCACGGTCAGCGAAATACGCCTGTACACCGACAAAACGGCAGACATCATACTGCTGAACGGACAGATCATACGAAAGGAGCAAGGTCATGCAACAAACAACGGTCGCTCCTCAGAGAGTGGTGCGGATAATCGAACCGACAATATCGGTCAGAGAGAGCGTGAAAACCCATTACCGAGTCCTGCGGGTGGCGGCATACTGCCGCGTTTCCACTAA
- a CDS encoding CpaF family protein, whose translation MNYEQEQQFAAEVKRYVTEQLPLSQISDSELQQQIEDIVEQRIGAGYCSIEQRVSIVEQVYSSIRGFGLLDSIIKDDTITEVMINGPENVFIEQNGRLFKLDKQFESQRKLEDIIQRIVGLAGREVNQANPICDTRLPDGSRVNVVLPPIALCGPTVTIRKFSKTPMTIAKLIEYGSLTQEITDKLQMLVEAKYNIFISGGTGSGKTTFLNALSNYIPKDERVITIEDSAELQIEGIENLVSLETRNANASGAGQITIRDLIKSSLRMRPERIIVGEVRGGEALDMLQAMNTGHDGSLSTGHANSTEDMLSRLETMVLQGAAGLPLEAIRQQIASAVDIIIHLSRLRDKSRKTMEITEVVGYEDGRIVLNPLYVFEEDENSTLTKVSGRLKRTEYAMKNDHKLRLAGFQETI comes from the coding sequence ATGAACTATGAGCAGGAACAGCAATTTGCGGCCGAGGTAAAACGGTATGTGACGGAGCAGCTGCCTCTCAGCCAGATCAGCGACAGCGAGCTGCAGCAGCAGATCGAGGATATCGTGGAGCAGCGTATCGGAGCGGGGTACTGCTCCATCGAGCAGCGGGTCTCCATCGTGGAGCAGGTGTATAGCTCCATCCGTGGCTTTGGCCTGCTGGACTCCATCATCAAGGATGACACCATCACGGAAGTGATGATCAACGGGCCTGAAAACGTATTCATCGAGCAGAATGGACGGCTGTTCAAGCTGGACAAGCAGTTCGAGAGCCAGCGGAAGCTGGAGGATATCATCCAGAGGATCGTGGGCCTTGCGGGCCGTGAGGTCAATCAGGCCAACCCTATCTGCGACACCCGGCTTCCCGACGGCTCCCGTGTCAATGTGGTGCTGCCGCCCATTGCCCTGTGCGGCCCCACGGTCACCATCCGAAAGTTCTCCAAGACCCCTATGACCATTGCCAAGCTCATTGAGTACGGGTCGCTGACGCAGGAGATCACAGACAAGCTGCAAATGCTGGTGGAGGCCAAGTATAACATCTTCATCAGCGGAGGTACCGGCTCCGGCAAGACCACCTTTCTGAATGCGCTGTCGAACTATATCCCCAAGGATGAGCGTGTCATCACCATCGAGGACTCGGCGGAGCTGCAGATCGAGGGCATCGAGAATCTGGTCAGTCTGGAGACTCGCAACGCCAATGCCTCTGGTGCAGGACAGATCACCATTCGGGACCTGATCAAATCGTCGCTGCGTATGCGCCCGGAGCGCATCATCGTGGGTGAGGTCCGTGGCGGCGAGGCGCTGGATATGCTGCAGGCCATGAACACCGGCCACGACGGCTCACTCTCCACCGGCCATGCAAACTCCACCGAGGATATGCTGAGCCGCTTGGAGACCATGGTCCTTCAGGGTGCGGCAGGCCTTCCGCTGGAGGCCATCCGCCAGCAGATCGCATCGGCGGTAGATATCATTATACATCTTTCCAGGCTGCGTGACAAATCCAGAAAAACCATGGAGATCACCGAGGTGGTGGGCTATGAGGACGGCCGGATCGTGCTCAACCCGCTCTATGTGTTTGAGGAGGATGAGAACAGCACCCTGACGAAGGTGTCCGGTCGGCTGAAACGGACGGAATATGCAATGAAGAACGACCACAAGCTGCGGCTGGCCGGATTTCAGGAAACGATATAG
- a CDS encoding sigma-70 family RNA polymerase sigma factor, with protein sequence MKKLNPKKVFIIADGSYREITPAEHEFRKEADAGYREKKFIGLHSMIMEVSEKEYIEFYRNKRRQKYLDEQRRDNGDVSYDALNSDEFNGEEILIAGLPDVCDTLVHQQLLDKLRKTVDALPEDEKALIVAHFYDEVPQTELAERYGVSQQAISKKIAKIRAKLKKLLEIKKFGCSPLTFSAEKVRGLSQ encoded by the coding sequence TTGAAAAAACTGAACCCTAAAAAGGTTTTTATTATAGCCGACGGCAGCTATCGGGAAATTACTCCCGCGGAGCATGAATTTCGGAAAGAAGCCGATGCAGGCTACCGAGAAAAGAAATTCATCGGCCTGCACAGCATGATCATGGAGGTGAGTGAAAAGGAATACATTGAATTCTACCGCAACAAACGGCGACAGAAATATCTCGACGAGCAGCGCAGGGATAACGGCGATGTTTCGTATGACGCCTTGAACAGTGATGAGTTCAATGGCGAGGAAATTCTGATTGCTGGGCTGCCGGATGTGTGCGATACGCTTGTCCATCAGCAATTGTTGGACAAGCTGCGAAAAACGGTGGACGCTCTGCCGGAGGATGAAAAGGCTCTGATTGTTGCACATTTCTATGACGAAGTTCCGCAGACGGAGCTTGCCGAGCGCTACGGCGTTTCACAGCAGGCAATCAGCAAGAAAATCGCAAAGATCCGTGCGAAACTCAAAAAACTTTTAGAAATTAAAAAATTTGGTTGTAGCCCCCTCACTTTTTCGGCTGAAAAAGTGAGGGGGCTTTCTCAATAG
- a CDS encoding InlB B-repeat-containing protein → MKKRILSILLALCMLFCLVPTTAFAEGETNRKVETEQELVDALADSSVDIITLKNDIAIGTTLTVLRKVTLDLNGYVLKMTGSGSVIILDNKSGITGDLTLIDSNPTAEHKFKVNGVEPWVLDDSGTETVYGGIITGGTGSRIFFSNGVEGGGVIIGSGALTMNGGNIVGCIANEGGGLFLSDGSFTMNAGSIVGCSTPNRLTTGEASYGGIYAFGPMANIDTTGVITLTGGLIKNNGRYAINAAYMTTIYANGGEVYGGVHLNQACKITCLAEDNGITAFKGKTVIGGTSSVNPSHVDWGLFYGGLYIYGNTTGVIVTYKDGDSEYAKQVLPSGTLATRPDTPAATPGYTFGGWNKADGTAWDYASDKVTDNITLYAKWAANTYTITFDTAGGSEIAPITQDYGTNIAAPADPTREGYTFIGWDREIPETMPAENMTVTAQWEINQYTITFDTNGGSEIAPITQDYGTVITAPEAPEREGYTFIGWDKAIPETMPAENITLKARWKDTEKPTGEIIIGANKWQEFLNKLTFGLFFKDTQTVTINAADNSGTVFISYLVTDRDLSEAELQSLVFSGYEEPFCIDPNGEYIVYAMLVDESMNITYLRSDRVTLDNVQPVIGGIENGKIYCEAQTVTVDEKYVNTITVNGTEVTLDENNSFTLAPADGEQRIVVTDKAGNTAEMTVTVNDGHTYGEWVSNGDGTHTRQCTVDGCNGLETKDCSGGKTTCAEKAVCEVCGKSYGELDPKNHTDLKHIPAKAATEDAEGNIEYWYCGGCNRYYSDKDGTKEIKKADTVTAKLPQSPLTGDTSNLMLWSALLLASGGVLTGVTVFDKRKRHSAK, encoded by the coding sequence ATGAAGAAACGAATACTTAGTATCCTGCTCGCCCTATGTATGCTGTTCTGCCTTGTGCCGACTACGGCGTTTGCCGAGGGCGAGACAAACAGGAAAGTCGAAACGGAACAAGAGCTTGTCGATGCGCTGGCGGACAGCAGCGTAGACATCATCACGCTGAAAAATGACATTGCAATCGGCACGACCCTGACCGTCCTCCGCAAGGTCACCCTCGATCTCAACGGCTATGTTCTGAAAATGACCGGCAGCGGCAGCGTTATTATCCTCGATAATAAGAGCGGCATCACCGGCGACCTGACCCTTATCGACAGCAATCCCACGGCGGAGCACAAATTCAAGGTTAACGGCGTAGAACCTTGGGTGCTGGACGACAGCGGTACAGAGACCGTCTATGGTGGCATCATCACAGGCGGCACGGGCAGCCGGATCTTCTTCTCCAACGGGGTGGAAGGCGGCGGCGTGATCATCGGCAGCGGCGCACTCACCATGAACGGCGGCAATATCGTCGGCTGCATAGCCAATGAAGGCGGTGGCCTGTTCCTCTCAGACGGTTCGTTCACCATGAACGCCGGCAGCATTGTCGGCTGCTCAACACCAAACAGATTAACGACCGGAGAGGCCTCTTACGGCGGCATATACGCTTTTGGTCCGATGGCGAACATAGACACAACCGGCGTGATCACGTTGACCGGCGGCCTGATCAAAAACAACGGCAGATACGCTATCAATGCTGCGTATATGACCACAATTTACGCCAACGGCGGCGAGGTATACGGTGGGGTTCACCTAAATCAGGCATGTAAGATCACCTGTCTTGCAGAAGATAACGGTATTACCGCCTTCAAAGGCAAGACGGTGATCGGCGGAACTTCCAGTGTAAATCCAAGCCATGTTGACTGGGGCCTCTTCTACGGCGGTCTGTATATTTACGGCAATACGACCGGCGTCATCGTGACCTACAAGGACGGCGACAGTGAATACGCAAAGCAGGTTCTTCCCTCCGGCACTCTCGCGACGCGTCCCGACACTCCCGCCGCCACACCGGGCTATACCTTCGGTGGCTGGAACAAGGCCGACGGCACGGCGTGGGATTATGCAAGCGATAAAGTCACCGATAACATAACATTGTATGCAAAATGGGCAGCGAACACCTACACGATTACCTTCGACACCGCCGGCGGCAGCGAGATTGCGCCCATTACGCAAGACTACGGCACGAATATTGCCGCCCCTGCCGACCCGACAAGAGAGGGCTACACCTTTATCGGTTGGGACAGGGAAATTCCCGAAACCATGCCCGCTGAAAATATGACTGTCACCGCGCAGTGGGAAATCAATCAATACACAATTACCTTTGACACCAACGGCGGCAGCGAGATTGCTCCGATTACGCAGGACTACGGCACGGTAATTACCGCACCTGAAGCCCCGGAAAGAGAGGGCTACACCTTCATCGGCTGGGATAAGGCAATTCCCGAAACCATGCCTGCCGAGAATATAACGCTCAAAGCACGGTGGAAAGACACCGAAAAGCCGACGGGCGAAATTATCATAGGTGCCAATAAATGGCAGGAATTCTTGAATAAGCTCACCTTCGGTCTGTTCTTTAAGGACACGCAGACGGTAACAATAAACGCCGCCGACAACAGCGGAACCGTGTTTATCTCCTATTTGGTGACCGATCGGGATCTTTCAGAGGCGGAGCTTCAATCTCTCGTATTTAGCGGATATGAGGAGCCGTTTTGCATAGACCCCAATGGGGAATATATTGTTTATGCAATGCTTGTTGACGAGAGCATGAACATAACATACCTTCGTTCCGACCGCGTAACGCTTGACAATGTTCAGCCGGTCATCGGTGGCATAGAAAATGGCAAGATCTATTGTGAGGCGCAGACGGTCACCGTTGACGAAAAGTATGTGAACACCATCACCGTGAACGGCACAGAGGTCACGCTTGACGAAAACAATAGCTTTACCCTCGCTCCCGCAGACGGCGAGCAGAGAATCGTTGTCACCGACAAGGCGGGCAACACCGCCGAGATGACCGTAACGGTCAACGACGGGCATACCTATGGTGAATGGGTATCGAACGGCGACGGCACGCACACCCGTCAATGCACGGTGGACGGCTGCAACGGGCTTGAAACAAAGGATTGCTCCGGCGGCAAGACAACCTGCGCCGAAAAAGCAGTATGCGAAGTCTGCGGCAAATCCTACGGTGAGCTTGATCCGAAGAACCACACCGACCTCAAGCATATCCCCGCCAAGGCGGCCACCGAGGATGCCGAGGGCAACATCGAGTATTGGTACTGCGGCGGCTGCAATAGGTATTACAGCGACAAAGACGGCACCAAGGAAATCAAAAAAGCCGACACCGTAACGGCGAAGCTGCCGCAGTCTCCTCTGACCGGCGATACAAGCAACCTCATGCTGTGGAGCGCATTGCTGCTTGCCAGCGGCGGTGTTCTGACAGGTGTAACGGTATTTGATAAAAGGAAAAGGCATTCCGCCAAATAA